From Miscanthus floridulus cultivar M001 chromosome 15, ASM1932011v1, whole genome shotgun sequence, the proteins below share one genomic window:
- the LOC136508673 gene encoding uncharacterized protein encodes MQPPSKKFARVDTLELKARIVKRLGPQRAELYFRSLKKFLSCQLGRDEFEKICVATLGKENIKLHNFLIQSILGNAYMSDGPPPSMQAATGNSQTSTVSNGTLTNGLLPVRRVRPLTKRFGDKPSPIGKSPLGHPGAGGEFVSAGSKALQEVISVEDGEEVNQARGSPVCVQSRSPIRPPLGVLKVQNSEPSTSCALDVCYNNGELPDSQSLSKLLDDKLKAQGLSVPKECADVLNSGLNAYMSQMLKACLGVAKAREVNRMMHQANGRTAASVNSGQNNGFPLESSCCYQASLLDLSTAVLSNARLVPCVEIREKISSHLHNR; translated from the coding sequence atGCAGCCGCCGTCGAAGAAGTTCGCTCGCGTCGACACGCTCGAGCTCAAGGCGCGAATCGTCAAGCGGCTGGGCCCCCAGCGGGCGGAGCTCTACTTCCGCAGCCTCAAGAAGTTCCTGAGCTGTCAGCTCGGCAGGGATGAGTTTGAAAAGATCTGTGTTGCTACATTGGGGAAGGAGAACATCAAGCTCCACAATTTCCTCATCCAGTCCATCCTCGGCAACGCGTATATGTCGGATGGGCCGCCACCGAGCATGCAGGCGGCCACCGGAAACTCGCAGACGAGCACGGTGTCCAATGGGACACTCACCAATGGCTTACTGCCGGTGAGGAGAGTGAGGCCCCTGACTAAGAGGTTTGGTGATAAGCCGAGCCCGATTGGGAAGTCTCCTCTTGGTCATCCGGGGGCTGGGGGTGAGTTTGTGTCAGCTGGTAGCAAGGCTTTGCAGGAGGTTATCTCTGTGGAGGATGGCGAGGAGGTCAACCAGGCCCGTGGCAGCCCAGTCTGTGTGCAGAGCCGAAGCCCGATCAGGCCCCCACTGGGAGTTCTAAAGGTTCAGAATTCCGAGCCTTCGACATCTTGCGCTTTAGATGTGTGCTACAATAATGGTGAACTTCCAGATTCTCAGTCGCTGTCCAAGCTACTTGACGATAAGTTGAAGGCTCAAGGTCTCAGTGTGCCCAAAGAGTGTGCTGATGTGTTGAACTCTGGGTTGAATGCATACATGAGTCAGATGCTGAAGGCCTGTCTAGGTGTTGCGAAAGCAAGGGAAGTCAACAGGATGATGCACCAAGCAAATGGACGCACTGCTGCTTCAGTAAATAGTGGGCAGAACAATGGCTTTCCTTTGGAGTCAAGCTGTTGTTACCAAGCCTCTTTGCTTGATCTTTCGACAGCAGTGCTATCAAATGCTCGGTTAGTGCCGTGCGTGGAGATTCGTGAGAAGATTTCTTCCCATCTCCACAACAGATAA